The Mauremys reevesii isolate NIE-2019 linkage group 13, ASM1616193v1, whole genome shotgun sequence genome contains a region encoding:
- the LOC120379943 gene encoding olfactory receptor 14A16-like: MSNQTTHFLLLGFSDIWELQILHFVVFLVIYLAALMGNLLIIIVVVLDHHLHTPMYFFLVNLSIIDLGSISVTIPKSMANSLINSRSISYAGCVIQVFFLIFLIGTDFSLLTIMAYDRYIAICQPLHYESVMNRRSCVQMAASAWISGILYAALHTGNTFAVTFCAGNIVDQFFCEIPQLLKLACSDLYLREIGALIFSACIVLSCFGFIIVSYVQIFNTVLRIPSEQGRHKAFSTCLPHLTVVSLFVFTGIFAYLKPTSSSASGLDLVVAVFYSVVPPVMNPVIYSMRNKEIKSSLRRLSVGRLFIKN, from the coding sequence atgtccaaccaaacGACCCatttccttctcctgggattctcagACATttgggagctgcagattttgcactttgtgGTGTTCCTGGTGATTTACCTTGCAGCCTTGATGGGGAACCTTCTCATCATCATAGTCGTAGTCCTCGACCACCATCTTCACactcccatgtacttcttcctggtgaACCTGTCCATTATAGACCTCGGCTCCATCTCCGTCACCATTCCCAAATCCATGGCCAATTCCCTAATCAACTCCAGATCAATTTCCTATGCTGGATGTGTTATCCAAGTCTTTTTCCTCATCTTCTTGATAGGAACAGATTTTTCCCTTCTCACCATCATGGCGTACGACCGATACAtcgccatctgccaaccactgcactatgagagTGTGATGAACAGGAGAtcttgtgtccaaatggcagccagtgcctggatcagTGGAATTCTTTATGCTGCACTGCACACCGGGAACACATTTGCAGTAACTTTCTGTGCAGGCAACATAgtggatcagttcttctgtgaaatcccccagctCCTCAAACTTGCCTGCTCTGACTTGTACCTCAGGGAAATTGGGGCTCTCATCTTTAGTGCATGCATAGTCTTAAGTTGTTTTGGTTTTATAATTGTGTCGTATGTTCAGATCTTCAACAcagtgctgagaatcccctctgagcagggccggcataaagccttctccacctgccttcctcacctcactgtggtctctttgtttgttttcactggcatctttgcctacctgaaacccacctccagctcagcATCAGGTCTGGATCTCGTGGTGGCTGTTTTCTATTCTGTGGTGCCTCCTGTGATGAATCCGGTTatctacagcatgaggaacaaggagatcaaaTCTTCATTGAGGAGACTGTCTGTGGGGAGGTTATTCATCAAGAAttaa